From a single Mycolicibacterium moriokaense genomic region:
- a CDS encoding WS/DGAT/MGAT family O-acyltransferase, with product MVTRLSASDAAFFHLENSSTPMYVGSLSILRKPRNGLSYETLLETVEQRLPQIPRYRQKVREVTLGLARPVWVDDPDFDITYHIRRSALPSPGSEGQLHELIARLGSRSLDKSRPLWEMYLIEGLGKNRLAIYTKSHQALVNGMTALEIGHVIADRTQKRPEFGEDIWIPAREPSDRSLLLGAIGEWMTRPAEQLGEVRSAVTGVVTNSGQLADVGRRFVDVARTFARGTAPSSPLNTRVSRNRRFTVASGSLEDYRLVRARYDCDVNDVVLAVVAGALRNWLMSRGEPVTATTTMRAMAPMSVYPDADLDTTGPGQAISEVSPFLVDLPVGEGNAVVRLSQIAHATEAHPTAASLVDARTIVTLSGFAPPTLHAMGIRVATGFSARQFNLLITNVPGAQKQMYVAGAKLLETYSVPPLLHNQVLAIGITSYNGMLYYGIHADRDAMSDVEVLPGLLRESLDELLDAAR from the coding sequence ATGGTGACCAGGTTGTCGGCGTCGGACGCGGCGTTCTTCCATTTGGAGAACTCGTCGACGCCGATGTACGTGGGTTCGCTGTCGATTCTTCGGAAACCGCGCAACGGCCTGAGTTATGAAACCCTGTTGGAGACTGTGGAACAGCGCCTCCCACAGATTCCGCGCTATCGCCAGAAGGTGCGCGAGGTGACGCTCGGGCTGGCCCGCCCCGTGTGGGTCGACGACCCCGACTTCGACATCACTTACCACATCCGGCGTTCGGCGCTGCCGTCTCCCGGCAGCGAAGGGCAGCTGCATGAACTGATCGCGCGGCTGGGCTCTCGGTCGTTGGACAAGTCGCGACCGCTGTGGGAAATGTATCTGATCGAAGGGCTTGGCAAGAACCGGCTCGCGATCTACACCAAGTCGCATCAGGCACTGGTGAACGGCATGACGGCGCTGGAGATCGGGCACGTCATCGCCGACCGCACCCAGAAGCGTCCGGAATTCGGCGAGGACATCTGGATCCCAGCACGCGAGCCCAGCGACCGCAGCCTGCTGCTCGGCGCGATCGGTGAGTGGATGACGCGCCCGGCCGAACAACTCGGCGAGGTCCGTTCGGCGGTCACCGGCGTCGTCACCAACTCCGGCCAGTTGGCCGATGTCGGCCGGAGGTTCGTCGACGTGGCGCGGACCTTCGCCCGCGGCACGGCGCCCAGCAGTCCACTGAACACCAGGGTGTCGCGTAACCGTCGGTTCACCGTCGCCTCCGGAAGCCTCGAGGATTACCGGTTGGTGCGTGCTCGCTACGACTGCGACGTCAACGATGTCGTGCTTGCGGTGGTGGCGGGGGCGCTGCGGAACTGGCTGATGTCGCGCGGCGAGCCGGTGACCGCGACGACGACGATGCGCGCGATGGCGCCGATGTCGGTCTATCCCGACGCCGACCTCGATACGACCGGGCCGGGGCAGGCGATCAGCGAGGTGTCACCGTTTCTGGTGGATCTGCCGGTCGGCGAGGGCAACGCGGTGGTGCGGCTGTCGCAGATCGCGCACGCCACCGAGGCGCATCCCACCGCCGCCAGCCTGGTCGACGCCAGAACGATCGTCACGCTGTCGGGCTTCGCGCCACCGACGTTGCACGCCATGGGGATTCGCGTTGCCACCGGCTTCTCGGCGCGGCAGTTCAACCTGTTGATCACGAATGTGCCTGGCGCGCAGAAGCAGATGTACGTCGCGGGCGCAAAGCTGCTCGAGACCTATTCGGTGCCACCGCTGTTGCACAACCAGGTTTTGGCGATCGGGATCACGTCGTACAACGGCATGCTCTACTACGGCATCCACGCCGACCGCGACGCGATGAGCGACGTCGAGGTGCTGCCGGGTCTGCTGCGCGAATCGCTCGACGAACTACTCGACGCCGCGCGCTAG
- a CDS encoding Rv3235 family protein codes for MTTYSNPAARPTSLVSPVVDYEPAPVGMSACRAAPALRRRAPRPHRPGSNTVVREADPPHAAVAFADAAVRRVLEVIDRRRPVAQLRPLLAPGLIDTVIGLSRSPQRAVGRSKDGRTVARVRRLRVRMVDGSDGAQAEVFGTYTSGSRVRAFAARIEHDAARWRIVALQIG; via the coding sequence ATGACAACTTATTCCAATCCCGCAGCACGCCCGACTTCATTGGTCTCCCCCGTCGTCGATTACGAGCCTGCACCCGTCGGCATGTCGGCGTGCCGTGCAGCGCCGGCGCTGCGCCGCCGCGCGCCGCGTCCGCACCGGCCGGGCTCCAATACCGTCGTCCGCGAAGCGGATCCACCGCATGCGGCAGTGGCTTTCGCCGACGCGGCGGTGCGCCGGGTCCTGGAGGTGATCGACAGGCGCAGGCCCGTCGCGCAGTTGCGGCCGCTGCTGGCGCCGGGACTCATCGACACGGTCATCGGGCTGAGCCGGTCCCCACAGCGCGCGGTCGGCCGGTCGAAGGATGGCCGCACCGTTGCGCGGGTGCGCCGGTTGCGCGTGCGAATGGTCGACGGTTCCGACGGCGCACAGGCCGAGGTGTTCGGGACCTACACCAGTGGGTCACGGGTGCGGGCGTTCGCCGCACGCATCGAACACGACGCGGCCCGCTGGCGCATTGTCGCTCTGCAGATCGGTTGA
- a CDS encoding SRPBCC family protein, translating to MEGNTISVERVIDAPAEQIFALLADAGKHPSFDGSGTVDHAAQPSLPLELGSKFGMSMRGRPESLFLPYRTTNTVIEFEPNRRIAWKTTMGPLGLIGGRIWRYELEPVADAPDRTLVRETWDVSSDHQRLMLKVGSMPKQAEDGMRATLERIAARLAP from the coding sequence GTGGAGGGAAACACGATCAGCGTGGAACGGGTCATCGACGCGCCCGCCGAGCAGATCTTCGCGCTGCTCGCCGACGCCGGAAAGCACCCCAGCTTCGACGGCTCCGGCACGGTGGACCATGCGGCCCAGCCGTCGCTGCCGCTGGAACTCGGATCCAAGTTCGGCATGTCGATGCGGGGTCGCCCGGAATCCCTGTTCCTGCCGTACCGCACCACCAACACCGTCATCGAATTCGAACCCAATCGTCGCATCGCCTGGAAAACGACGATGGGCCCGCTGGGACTGATCGGCGGCCGGATCTGGCGCTACGAACTCGAGCCCGTCGCCGACGCGCCGGACCGCACGCTGGTCCGTGAGACGTGGGACGTCTCGAGCGATCATCAACGGCTGATGCTGAAGGTGGGCTCGATGCCCAAACAGGCCGAGGACGGGATGCGCGCGACGCTCGAGCGCATCGCCGCGAGGCTGGCCCCCTAG